A stretch of the Amycolatopsis sp. BJA-103 genome encodes the following:
- a CDS encoding GNAT family N-acetyltransferase: MSLTWRPLTLDDMPRLAETFAEAERVEPIEEHYSAEDLAEEIGSPTVDLPTASTSAWDGGTLVAYGLLRKRDAADPVHMMRVETLVHPEYRDDAIAAHLTGWFVEAGKRLHAKSHPDVPLELHAAANTKQRWLSEVLVDSGYEHARWFVDMRADLDAIPPVKPLPEEFPLVTYEDKYEAFTLRSRNETFADHWGSTEQSPEAWRHLVVGGKDFQPDLSFLLLSPERDRVVAMVLSAFFASDEAATGVKDLYVSHVATDAALRGRGIAGALLGHTIVQAKAKGFQRASLNVDQDNSHRALGVYERVGFSEHQRWAGYVKPVPT, encoded by the coding sequence ATGAGCCTGACCTGGCGCCCGCTGACCCTGGACGACATGCCGCGACTGGCCGAGACCTTCGCCGAGGCGGAGCGTGTCGAGCCGATCGAGGAGCACTACAGCGCGGAGGATCTCGCCGAAGAGATCGGCTCGCCGACGGTGGACCTGCCGACGGCGTCCACCAGCGCCTGGGACGGCGGCACACTGGTCGCCTACGGCCTGCTCAGGAAACGTGACGCGGCGGATCCGGTGCACATGATGCGGGTCGAGACGCTCGTTCACCCCGAGTACCGCGACGACGCGATCGCCGCGCACCTCACCGGCTGGTTCGTGGAGGCGGGAAAGCGCCTCCACGCGAAGTCCCACCCGGACGTGCCACTGGAACTGCACGCCGCGGCCAACACCAAGCAGCGCTGGCTCTCCGAGGTCCTCGTCGACTCCGGATACGAGCACGCCCGGTGGTTCGTCGACATGCGCGCCGACCTCGACGCGATCCCGCCGGTCAAGCCGCTGCCCGAAGAGTTCCCGCTCGTCACCTACGAGGACAAGTACGAAGCCTTCACCCTTCGGTCCCGCAACGAGACCTTCGCGGACCATTGGGGGAGCACGGAGCAGTCTCCGGAGGCGTGGCGGCATCTGGTGGTCGGCGGGAAGGATTTCCAGCCGGACCTGTCGTTCCTGCTGCTGAGCCCGGAGCGTGACCGAGTGGTCGCGATGGTGCTGAGCGCGTTCTTCGCCTCCGACGAGGCCGCCACGGGTGTGAAGGACCTGTATGTCAGTCACGTCGCGACGGACGCGGCCCTTCGCGGGCGCGGCATCGCGGGCGCGCTGCTCGGGCACACGATCGTCCAGGCCAAGGCGAAGGGCTTCCAGCGGGCTTCGCTCAACGTGGATCAGGACAACAGCCACCGCGCCCTCGGTGTCTACGAACGTGTCGGCTTCAGCGAGCATCAGCGCTGGGCCGGGTACGTGAAGCCCGTTCCGACCTGA
- a CDS encoding aminoglycoside phosphotransferase — MPVSARLGWHDLPSATRDTVERELGSVVRRSLWQTPEFDGGVSARLELDRGHRWVFLKAIPANSPRAGGYRTEAAIARRLPPEAPTPKLLSFVDGEWLVLAFADFDGTRPNLRPGSPDLSAVLATFGALGRTLTPCPLPDVPDALDDLGPLLRGWHELAKEPPGDLDGWAVRNLDRLVQLETSWHPWSAGDTLLHNDIQPEYLVRTGPGRVLVTNWRYPARGAGWLDLVALVPYLLDAGHEPADVDRLLRRRPVLSGVPVWAVTAFGVALAGHTERASRLPEPPATTGVRAAQRRLAAAMRDWLAYRTHWP, encoded by the coding sequence TTGCCGGTTTCCGCACGCCTCGGCTGGCATGACCTGCCTTCGGCGACGCGTGACACCGTGGAGCGTGAGCTCGGGTCGGTTGTCCGCCGTTCGCTGTGGCAGACTCCGGAATTCGACGGCGGTGTCTCCGCGAGGCTCGAGCTCGACCGCGGTCATCGCTGGGTCTTCCTGAAGGCGATCCCGGCGAACAGCCCGCGCGCGGGCGGCTACCGGACGGAGGCCGCCATCGCGCGACGGCTGCCGCCGGAGGCACCCACGCCGAAGCTGTTGTCCTTTGTGGACGGCGAGTGGCTGGTGCTCGCGTTCGCCGACTTCGACGGCACCAGGCCGAACCTGCGCCCGGGGTCGCCGGACCTCTCCGCGGTCCTGGCCACCTTCGGCGCGCTCGGGCGCACGCTCACGCCGTGCCCGCTGCCCGATGTCCCGGACGCCCTCGACGATCTCGGCCCGCTCCTGCGCGGCTGGCACGAACTGGCGAAGGAGCCGCCCGGCGATCTCGACGGCTGGGCCGTCCGCAACCTCGACAGGCTCGTCCAGCTGGAGACGTCATGGCATCCCTGGTCGGCGGGGGACACGTTGCTGCACAACGACATCCAGCCCGAATACCTGGTGCGGACCGGACCGGGCCGGGTGCTCGTCACCAACTGGCGTTATCCGGCGAGAGGCGCGGGCTGGCTCGACCTGGTCGCGCTCGTGCCGTATCTGCTCGACGCCGGGCACGAGCCCGCCGACGTCGACCGCCTGCTGCGGCGGCGCCCCGTGCTGTCCGGCGTCCCGGTGTGGGCGGTCACCGCGTTCGGCGTCGCCTTGGCCGGGCACACCGAACGCGCGAGCCGACTTCCGGAACCACCCGCGACGACCGGGGTCCGCGCGGCGCAGCGCCGGCTCGCCGCGGCCATGCGCGACTGGCTCGCCTACCGCACCCACTGGCCCTAG
- a CDS encoding trypsin-like serine protease → MNRRQRLLGIATATLGCLSVLLPAPAAAANLPAVTPTDQAIVPGGLHTNSIGGTPASVKDHPFIIAGLREGGTRPQGQTCTGSVVAPRKILIAAHCKDAAGAKSFLYGLDDLNAGGGTKIGVVSYEKHPKYVNFDQGYDVAVVTTDADIPVPGGQYAKVATSADTDLNKPGKSGLGLGYGKKNHDDSPANVELHKFTLPIVQGSSCNGVGAGFKDATMICSGYSDGHVTILPGDSGGPLVVDGKIVGVASWSRSDFKWYSVYGRLNNDMGDWVKQQIGEPNNPETFSLAVTPSSLKVEPGKYVSATVTSKPGKNGAEKVDLSASGLPDGAKATFQPASITSGESAKVSIEVPAGTAEKDYAVTISGKGTTDTATTKLTLTVGEGGPQPGNLQVSVSPGSGTAQPGFFSNVTVSATGGTGTITLSASGQGLPFAPFFNPKTISSGGSSTMQVVAPFQRGTYPVTVTATDSAGKTSTATYTLTVQ, encoded by the coding sequence GTGAACAGAAGACAACGGCTTCTGGGGATCGCCACCGCCACCCTCGGCTGCCTCTCGGTCCTCCTGCCCGCGCCTGCCGCGGCCGCGAACCTGCCAGCCGTCACCCCGACGGACCAAGCGATCGTCCCCGGTGGACTCCACACGAACTCCATCGGCGGCACCCCGGCCTCCGTCAAGGACCACCCGTTCATCATCGCGGGCCTGCGCGAAGGCGGGACGCGGCCACAGGGCCAGACCTGCACCGGCTCGGTCGTCGCGCCGCGCAAGATCCTGATCGCCGCGCACTGCAAGGACGCCGCGGGCGCGAAGTCGTTCCTCTACGGGCTGGACGATCTCAACGCCGGTGGCGGAACGAAGATCGGCGTCGTCAGCTACGAGAAGCACCCGAAGTACGTCAACTTCGACCAGGGGTACGACGTCGCGGTGGTCACCACCGACGCCGACATCCCGGTGCCGGGCGGTCAGTACGCGAAGGTCGCGACGTCGGCCGACACGGACCTGAACAAGCCGGGCAAGTCCGGCCTCGGGCTCGGCTACGGCAAGAAGAACCACGACGACAGTCCCGCGAACGTCGAACTGCACAAGTTCACCCTGCCGATCGTGCAGGGCAGCAGCTGCAACGGTGTCGGCGCAGGCTTCAAAGACGCGACGATGATCTGCAGCGGCTACAGCGACGGCCACGTCACGATCCTGCCGGGCGACAGCGGCGGGCCGCTGGTCGTGGACGGCAAGATCGTCGGCGTCGCGTCGTGGAGCCGCAGCGACTTCAAGTGGTACAGCGTGTACGGCAGGCTCAACAACGACATGGGCGACTGGGTCAAGCAGCAGATCGGCGAGCCGAACAACCCGGAGACGTTCTCCCTCGCGGTGACGCCGTCCTCGCTCAAGGTCGAGCCGGGCAAGTACGTCTCGGCCACGGTGACCAGCAAGCCGGGCAAGAACGGCGCGGAGAAGGTCGACCTGAGCGCGTCAGGGCTTCCGGACGGCGCGAAGGCCACGTTCCAGCCCGCGTCCATCACCTCGGGCGAGTCGGCCAAGGTGAGCATCGAGGTTCCCGCCGGGACGGCCGAAAAGGACTACGCGGTCACGATCTCGGGCAAGGGAACCACCGACACGGCGACCACGAAGCTGACGCTGACCGTCGGTGAAGGCGGGCCGCAGCCCGGCAACCTCCAGGTGAGCGTGAGCCCCGGCAGCGGGACCGCCCAGCCCGGGTTCTTCAGCAACGTCACGGTTTCCGCCACCGGCGGGACCGGAACGATCACGCTGTCGGCGTCCGGACAGGGCCTGCCGTTCGCGCCGTTCTTCAACCCGAAGACGATCTCGAGCGGCGGCAGCTCGACCATGCAGGTGGTCGCGCCGTTCCAGCGCGGCACGTACCCGGTGACCGTCACCGCGACGGACTCGGCGGGCAAGACCTCGACGGCGACCTACACCCTCACCGTCCAGTAG
- the yaaA gene encoding peroxide stress protein YaaA: MLVLLPPSETKADGGTGAPLDLGALSFPELNPTRAKLADALVELAGDVPASVAALGITPRQADEVARNAELWASPTMPGLRRYTGVLYDALDVKSFTKATLAKAEKRLAVASALFGVVAATDPIPAYRLSGGNALPSLGTIRSVWKPTLEPVLQGIEGLVVDLRSGTYSALAKLRPDAVTVRVVTEDAKGNRTTVSHFNKAYKGRLAAELVKSRSEPSTVEQLLRVLSKAGLDVERTGDHSLELLTGDGPH, from the coding sequence GTGCTCGTGCTGCTCCCCCCTTCCGAAACCAAGGCCGACGGTGGCACCGGCGCGCCGCTGGACCTCGGCGCCCTGTCGTTCCCGGAACTGAATCCGACCAGGGCGAAGCTGGCCGACGCGCTCGTCGAACTGGCGGGCGATGTCCCGGCCAGTGTCGCCGCGCTCGGCATCACGCCACGGCAGGCCGACGAGGTCGCCCGCAACGCCGAACTGTGGGCCTCGCCCACGATGCCGGGGCTGCGCCGCTACACCGGGGTGCTCTACGACGCGCTCGACGTCAAGTCCTTCACCAAGGCGACGCTGGCGAAGGCCGAGAAGCGCCTCGCCGTCGCTTCGGCGCTGTTCGGGGTGGTCGCGGCGACCGACCCGATCCCCGCGTACCGGCTTTCCGGCGGGAACGCGCTGCCGTCGCTCGGGACCATCCGCAGCGTGTGGAAGCCGACGCTCGAACCGGTGCTCCAGGGCATCGAGGGGCTCGTCGTCGACCTGCGTTCCGGGACCTACTCGGCGCTGGCGAAACTCCGGCCGGACGCGGTGACCGTCCGTGTGGTGACCGAGGACGCGAAGGGCAACCGGACCACGGTGAGCCACTTCAACAAGGCGTACAAGGGACGACTGGCCGCGGAGCTGGTGAAGTCCCGCAGCGAACCGTCCACTGTGGAACAGCTGCTGCGAGTGCTGTCCAAGGCGGGCCTCGACGTCGAGCGCACCGGTGACCACAGTCTGGAGCTGCTCACCGGAGACGGGCCGCATTAG
- a CDS encoding 2-hydroxyacid dehydrogenase: protein MTERAILPWADIELPEGLGVRLYDGIGPLPEGGLDDVEVYVLPYDTGAEPTKLIDRLPSLKLVQSLSAGVEGLVPLVPAGVKLANGRGLHDLSVAEHALALIHASQRDLPRWFAQQATGSWAREHTRSLADSRVLLVGHGSIGQAIERQLIAAEAVVTRVASTARPAERVHGVGELAALLPSADIVVLILPETPATTGLFGAAELAALPDGALVVNVGRGSAIDTAALTAETVTGRLRAALDVVDPEPLPAGHPLWTAPGVVITPHIAGGSASFYPRAKRLVAEQLRRYVAGEEPLNVVG from the coding sequence ATGACGGAGCGAGCCATCCTGCCCTGGGCCGACATCGAGCTACCGGAAGGCCTGGGTGTCCGGCTGTACGACGGCATCGGACCGCTGCCGGAGGGCGGCCTCGACGACGTCGAGGTCTACGTGCTGCCGTACGACACCGGGGCGGAGCCGACGAAGCTGATCGACAGGCTGCCGTCGCTGAAGCTCGTGCAGTCGCTTTCGGCCGGGGTGGAAGGGCTGGTCCCGCTGGTGCCGGCGGGGGTGAAGCTGGCCAACGGCCGCGGCCTGCACGACCTCAGCGTGGCCGAGCACGCGCTGGCGCTGATCCACGCGTCGCAGCGGGATCTGCCGCGCTGGTTCGCGCAGCAGGCGACGGGCTCGTGGGCTCGCGAACACACGCGTTCGCTGGCCGACAGCCGGGTGCTGCTGGTCGGCCACGGCTCGATCGGCCAGGCCATCGAGCGACAGCTGATCGCGGCCGAAGCGGTCGTGACCAGGGTGGCGAGCACGGCGCGTCCCGCGGAGCGGGTCCACGGCGTCGGCGAACTGGCGGCGCTGCTGCCGTCCGCCGACATCGTGGTCCTGATCCTGCCCGAGACGCCCGCGACCACGGGACTGTTCGGCGCCGCGGAACTCGCCGCGCTGCCGGACGGCGCCCTGGTGGTGAACGTCGGGCGGGGCTCGGCGATCGACACCGCGGCGCTCACCGCCGAGACCGTCACCGGGCGCTTGCGCGCGGCACTGGACGTCGTCGATCCGGAGCCGCTGCCCGCAGGGCATCCACTGTGGACGGCGCCGGGGGTCGTCATCACGCCGCATATCGCGGGCGGGTCGGCGTCGTTCTACCCGCGCGCGAAGCGGCTGGTGGCCGAGCAGCTGCGCCGGTACGTCGCCGGGGAAGAGCCGCTGAACGTGGTCGGCTGA
- a CDS encoding Imm1 family immunity protein, which produces MREVLDVGVNGAHGFVAHIGLTVGSAISTNGSDAPGTVEYDEQAHVRVVPAVAEIPVDQVREAVRRFVKSGGARPDNITWADV; this is translated from the coding sequence ATCCGGGAAGTCCTCGACGTAGGCGTCAACGGCGCTCATGGGTTCGTCGCGCATATCGGCCTGACCGTCGGTAGCGCAATCAGTACGAACGGATCAGACGCACCGGGGACCGTCGAGTACGACGAGCAGGCGCATGTTCGCGTAGTACCCGCCGTCGCCGAAATCCCGGTCGACCAGGTCCGCGAAGCCGTCCGCCGATTCGTCAAGTCAGGTGGCGCACGACCCGACAACATCACGTGGGCTGACGTCTAG